A single window of Chloracidobacterium sp. DNA harbors:
- a CDS encoding ABC transporter permease: MLELVFANLRVRPFRTLISVIGVALGVVLVVLFTGLARGMTTDMAKRATNWKAEIVFSRAGGMEFTSSNMNVDTAYVEKLRGIDGVASVVPVGRYITPNTKGRFGVLQLDGVDWEPFAAMNDMHLVSGRGAVAVDEVILDNRQFREDKVSLGDEIDLFGGKKYKVVGVFEPPSGSRIKMSLAAMQAALGAADKCTYILVKLKDGSDTDAVAAAINAKLPGNKVNLTRELVIDAQERIPGLNTFLRVLVGLGAFVSTIFVLLSMYTTITERRKEIGILKSLGASKSFIIKVIEGEAFMIGLLGTILGFATSFIASWAIGYKFELPFQFNAGWMISAVVIAIGGSLFGALYPAWRASMIDPVTVMVNE; the protein is encoded by the coding sequence ATGCTCGAATTGGTTTTTGCAAACTTACGTGTTCGGCCGTTTCGCACCCTGATCAGCGTGATCGGAGTGGCACTCGGCGTCGTTCTTGTCGTTCTTTTCACGGGTCTCGCCCGCGGAATGACCACCGATATGGCCAAACGGGCGACCAACTGGAAGGCCGAGATCGTGTTTTCGCGTGCCGGCGGGATGGAGTTTACGAGTTCGAATATGAACGTCGATACTGCATACGTCGAGAAATTGCGAGGTATCGACGGCGTCGCGTCGGTCGTTCCGGTCGGGCGATACATAACGCCGAATACCAAAGGCCGCTTTGGCGTTTTGCAGCTCGATGGTGTCGATTGGGAACCGTTTGCGGCGATGAACGATATGCACCTGGTCAGCGGACGTGGGGCAGTTGCGGTGGACGAAGTCATACTGGACAACCGTCAGTTTCGCGAAGACAAAGTATCGCTCGGCGACGAGATCGATCTCTTTGGCGGTAAAAAATATAAGGTCGTCGGCGTTTTTGAGCCGCCGTCAGGTTCGCGGATCAAGATGTCGCTCGCAGCGATGCAGGCCGCACTCGGGGCGGCCGACAAATGCACATACATTCTCGTCAAACTAAAAGACGGCTCGGACACGGACGCTGTCGCCGCGGCGATCAACGCCAAACTTCCCGGCAACAAGGTCAATCTCACACGTGAACTCGTGATCGACGCTCAGGAACGCATTCCGGGCCTCAACACGTTTCTGCGGGTCCTGGTCGGGCTCGGGGCATTTGTCTCGACCATCTTCGTGCTGCTCTCGATGTACACGACCATCACCGAACGCCGGAAGGAGATCGGCATCCTCAAATCGCTCGGCGCGTCCAAGAGCTTTATCATCAAGGTGATCGAGGGCGAGGCGTTTATGATCGGGTTGCTGGGCACGATCCTGGGGTTTGCGACATCGTTTATTGCGTCGTGGGCGATCGGTTACAAATTTGAGCTGCCGTTTCAGTTCAATGCTGGTTGGATGATCTCGGCGGTCGTGATCGCCATCGGCGGTAGCCTCTTCGGTGCTCTCTATCCTGCCTGGCGTGCCTCGATGATCGACCCGGTAACTGTAATGGTCAACGAGTAG